One window from the genome of Mycolicibacterium gadium encodes:
- a CDS encoding DAK2 domain-containing protein: MSDRRLDASALRDWAYTAVGDLITHTDEINRLNVFPVADADTGTNMLFTMRGAWAQADALAASDNVVDIAAALARGALQGARGNSGVILSQILRGLADVTASAAADRGGVLADVGGALFGAALRHSVALVVTSMGEAVPGTIVSVLQDAAGAAEDAGAADSGIAAVVAAAADAAALALDETTGQLDVLAEAGVVDAGGRGLLVLLDAMTATLTGHVRHREEYVPSPPQAPVAAAATVTSPQFEVMYLLSGCDAAGVETLRCSLDRLGESVAIATTADAGQYSVHVHADDAGAAVEAGLSLGTLSRIQITSLTGAVGPRPSGGWARERAVLAVVDGAGAEELFAGEGAHVLQLQAGGPVSAKHLLHALVNTGAAQIMVLPNGYVAAEELVAGCTAASGWGIDVVPVPTASMVQGLAALAMHDADRQAVDDGYTMARAAAGARHGSVRVATEEALTWAGACEPGDGLGIAADEVLIVGKDVATAGAGLIDLLLAAGGELVTVLTGAGVDAGVGDALAEHVHREHLAAEIVTYHTGHRGDALLIGVE, from the coding sequence ATGTCGGATCGGCGGCTCGACGCCTCCGCATTGAGGGATTGGGCGTACACCGCCGTCGGCGACCTCATCACCCACACCGACGAGATCAACCGGCTCAACGTGTTCCCCGTCGCCGACGCCGACACCGGCACGAACATGCTGTTCACCATGCGTGGCGCGTGGGCGCAGGCCGACGCGCTGGCGGCATCCGACAACGTGGTGGATATCGCCGCCGCGCTGGCGCGTGGCGCTCTGCAGGGGGCACGTGGTAACTCCGGCGTGATCCTGTCCCAGATCTTGCGCGGGCTTGCCGATGTCACCGCCTCTGCGGCCGCCGATCGCGGCGGCGTCCTCGCCGACGTCGGCGGGGCGCTGTTCGGGGCGGCACTGCGGCATTCGGTAGCCCTGGTGGTCACCTCGATGGGTGAAGCGGTTCCCGGCACGATCGTCTCGGTGCTCCAGGATGCGGCGGGTGCCGCCGAGGATGCGGGTGCCGCCGATTCCGGGATCGCCGCGGTGGTCGCGGCGGCTGCCGACGCCGCGGCCCTTGCACTGGACGAGACCACGGGGCAACTCGACGTGCTGGCCGAGGCCGGCGTAGTGGATGCCGGCGGGCGGGGCCTGCTGGTACTGCTGGATGCGATGACCGCCACTTTGACCGGCCACGTCCGGCATCGCGAGGAGTACGTGCCGTCTCCGCCGCAGGCCCCCGTCGCCGCTGCCGCGACGGTCACGTCGCCCCAATTCGAGGTGATGTACCTGCTCAGCGGATGCGACGCAGCCGGGGTGGAGACCCTTCGCTGCAGCCTCGACCGGCTCGGGGAGTCAGTGGCGATCGCGACGACGGCCGACGCGGGCCAGTACTCCGTGCATGTGCACGCCGATGATGCCGGTGCCGCAGTTGAAGCGGGGCTGTCGCTGGGCACGCTGAGCCGTATCCAGATCACGTCGCTCACCGGTGCGGTGGGGCCGCGGCCGTCCGGCGGATGGGCCAGGGAACGGGCCGTGCTCGCCGTGGTCGACGGTGCCGGCGCCGAGGAACTGTTCGCGGGCGAGGGCGCACACGTGTTGCAACTCCAGGCCGGTGGACCCGTCAGCGCCAAACACCTGCTCCACGCCCTGGTCAATACAGGTGCGGCGCAGATCATGGTGTTGCCGAACGGATACGTCGCGGCCGAAGAACTGGTGGCGGGCTGCACCGCCGCGAGCGGGTGGGGTATCGACGTGGTGCCGGTGCCGACGGCGTCGATGGTGCAGGGGCTCGCCGCCCTGGCCATGCACGACGCCGATCGGCAAGCCGTCGACGACGGCTACACGATGGCGCGGGCCGCCGCGGGCGCCAGGCACGGATCAGTACGTGTCGCCACCGAGGAGGCGCTCACGTGGGCAGGCGCCTGCGAGCCCGGCGACGGCCTGGGCATTGCGGCCGACGAGGTGCTGATCGTGGGTAAGGACGTCGCGACGGCAGGCGCCGGACTGATCGATCTGCTGCTCGCCGCCGGTGGTGAACTCGTCACCGTGCTCACCGGTGCGGGTGTCGACGCAGGGGTCGGCGATGCATTGGCGGAGCACGTCCACCGCGAACACCTGGCCGCCGAGATCGTCACGTACCACACGGGCCATCGCGGCGACGCTCTGCTGATCGGCGTCGAGTAG
- a CDS encoding Lrp/AsnC ligand binding domain-containing protein has protein sequence MAEAFMLIQTEVGRAEVVAKQLCALPGVVSAEYVTGPYDVVVRIGAQSDDELQASVVPSVQQVPGITRTLTCPIADGARP, from the coding sequence GTGGCCGAGGCGTTCATGCTGATTCAGACCGAGGTGGGCCGCGCTGAAGTCGTCGCCAAACAGCTCTGCGCCCTGCCCGGTGTGGTGTCGGCCGAATACGTCACCGGTCCGTACGACGTGGTGGTCCGCATCGGCGCGCAGAGTGACGACGAGCTGCAGGCCAGCGTGGTTCCCAGCGTTCAGCAGGTGCCCGGCATCACCCGCACCCTGACCTGCCCGATCGCCGACGGGGCGCGCCCATAG
- a CDS encoding alpha/beta hydrolase, with protein MTSSLPVQAVRTPTGRKARLAKIGGTTLRALPHIPLSVKRLLLGGRSVVIDGNTLDTTLQFMLFGQNAMGLGSLILDPDVPTARALLRKLTDAFRQDLPVASVTNMVIPGPEGAIPARHYRPVDGDDAPLLVFFHGGAMVVGDLETHDDVCRQICRDGGVHVLSVDYRLAPEHKAPASVDDAFAAFTWALDHAAELGADTRRVAVGGDSAGANLAALVSLRARDQDVPLPAVQLLYYPVTAWNAQTRSRTLFGEGFFLTGGDLRFGAEKYLGGSDVDADDPRVSPLLADDLSGLPPALVLTAGFDPLRDEGRQYADALRAAGVPVDHREFGTLIHGFVNFFPVGGDSATAVAESISALRAHLARI; from the coding sequence ATGACTTCGAGTCTGCCAGTCCAGGCTGTGCGAACGCCGACCGGTCGTAAAGCCCGCTTGGCGAAGATCGGCGGCACAACGCTGCGCGCGCTTCCCCATATTCCGCTCTCGGTCAAACGGCTTCTGCTCGGTGGTCGTTCGGTGGTCATCGACGGCAACACCCTGGACACCACGCTTCAGTTCATGCTCTTCGGCCAGAACGCGATGGGCCTCGGAAGTCTGATCCTGGATCCCGACGTCCCCACGGCTCGTGCGCTCTTGAGGAAGCTGACAGACGCCTTCAGGCAGGACCTTCCCGTCGCATCGGTGACGAATATGGTCATACCCGGTCCGGAAGGCGCGATCCCTGCGCGCCATTACCGACCGGTCGACGGCGACGACGCGCCGCTATTGGTCTTCTTTCACGGCGGCGCGATGGTGGTCGGCGATCTCGAGACGCATGACGACGTGTGCAGGCAAATCTGCCGGGATGGCGGCGTGCATGTGTTGTCGGTCGACTATCGGTTGGCGCCGGAGCACAAGGCGCCGGCGAGTGTCGACGACGCGTTCGCCGCCTTCACCTGGGCGCTCGATCACGCTGCAGAGTTGGGCGCCGACACCCGCCGGGTGGCGGTAGGAGGCGACAGCGCCGGAGCCAATCTCGCCGCCCTGGTCTCGCTGCGGGCCCGTGACCAGGATGTTCCGTTGCCGGCGGTGCAATTGTTGTACTACCCGGTCACCGCTTGGAACGCGCAGACGCGCTCGCGAACGCTGTTCGGCGAAGGCTTCTTCCTCACCGGGGGCGATCTGCGGTTCGGCGCCGAGAAGTACCTCGGTGGCTCGGATGTCGACGCTGACGACCCTCGGGTATCGCCCCTGCTGGCAGATGACCTGTCGGGACTACCGCCTGCGCTGGTGCTGACTGCCGGCTTCGACCCTCTGCGCGACGAAGGCAGGCAATATGCCGACGCCCTGAGGGCGGCGGGGGTCCCGGTCGACCACCGAGAGTTCGGGACGCTGATCCACGGCTTTGTCAATTTCTTCCCGGTTGGGGGCGACAGCGCGACGGCCGTCGCGGAATCGATCTCCGCGCTGCGGGCCCATCTGGCCCGCATCTGA
- a CDS encoding uracil-DNA glycosylase — translation MTARPLNEIVEEGWASALEPARAQVAQMGEFLRAEIAAGQRYLPAGQNVLRAFTFPFEQVRVLIVGQDPYPTPGHAVGLSFSVAPEVRPLPRSLANIFTEYVDDLGYPAPATGDLTPWAERGVMLLNRVLTVRPGTPASHRGKGWEAVTECAIRALVARRQPLVAVLWGRDASTLKPMLGADCVAIESPHPSPLSASRGFFGSRPFSRANELLEKMGADPIDWRLP, via the coding sequence GTGACCGCACGACCGCTGAATGAAATCGTCGAAGAAGGATGGGCGAGTGCGCTCGAACCCGCGCGGGCACAGGTCGCCCAGATGGGGGAGTTTCTGCGCGCGGAGATCGCGGCCGGCCAACGATATCTGCCTGCTGGTCAGAATGTGTTGCGTGCCTTCACCTTCCCGTTCGAGCAGGTACGGGTTCTCATCGTCGGCCAGGATCCGTATCCGACGCCGGGCCACGCCGTCGGGCTGAGTTTCTCGGTGGCACCCGAGGTACGGCCGTTGCCGCGCAGCCTGGCCAACATCTTCACCGAGTACGTCGACGATCTTGGCTATCCGGCACCCGCGACGGGTGATCTGACGCCATGGGCCGAACGTGGCGTGATGCTGCTGAACAGGGTGCTCACCGTCCGGCCGGGGACACCGGCGTCGCATCGGGGTAAGGGTTGGGAAGCGGTGACCGAGTGTGCGATCCGGGCACTGGTCGCACGGCGGCAGCCCTTGGTCGCGGTGTTGTGGGGCCGCGACGCATCCACGTTGAAGCCGATGCTGGGCGCCGACTGCGTGGCCATCGAGTCGCCGCACCCGTCGCCGCTGTCGGCGTCGCGGGGTTTCTTCGGCTCGCGACCGTTCAGCCGTGCGAACGAACTACTCGAAAAGATGGGCGCCGACCCGATTGACTGGCGCCTTCCCTAG
- a CDS encoding aldo/keto reductase: protein MTPSAAAIPTVTLNDGNTLPVIGLGVGELSEAETEQSVTAALEAGYRLIDTASAYGNEAAVGRAIASSGIPREEVFVTTKLATRDQGFQASQDAIKASLERLGLDYVDLYLIHWPAGNPGKYVDSWGGLMKRKEEGDTKSIGLANFHAEDLSNVIDLSFFTPAVNQIELHPLLNQAELRATNAEHGIVTEAYGPLGVGNLLDNPTIGSVAQANGKTPAQVLIRWSIQLGNIVIPRSSSPERIKSNIEVFDFELSDDDMATLNGLNDGTRFRPDPETYTGA, encoded by the coding sequence ATGACACCCTCGGCCGCTGCGATCCCCACCGTCACGCTCAACGACGGGAACACCCTTCCGGTGATCGGTCTCGGCGTCGGCGAGCTGTCGGAAGCCGAGACCGAGCAGTCGGTGACCGCCGCACTCGAGGCGGGCTATCGGCTGATCGACACCGCATCTGCCTACGGGAACGAAGCCGCGGTGGGCCGCGCGATCGCTTCGTCGGGGATTCCGCGCGAGGAGGTGTTCGTCACCACCAAGCTTGCCACCCGTGACCAGGGTTTCCAGGCGTCGCAGGATGCGATCAAAGCCAGCCTGGAACGGCTCGGCCTCGACTACGTCGACCTGTACCTGATCCACTGGCCGGCCGGTAACCCCGGCAAGTACGTGGACAGCTGGGGCGGCCTGATGAAGAGGAAGGAAGAGGGCGACACCAAGTCGATCGGTTTGGCGAACTTCCACGCCGAGGACCTCTCCAACGTCATCGATCTGTCGTTCTTCACGCCCGCGGTGAACCAGATCGAGTTGCATCCACTGCTGAACCAGGCTGAGTTGCGCGCGACCAACGCCGAACACGGCATCGTCACCGAGGCCTACGGCCCCTTGGGCGTCGGAAACCTGTTGGACAACCCGACGATCGGTTCCGTCGCGCAGGCGAACGGTAAGACGCCGGCGCAGGTGCTCATTCGGTGGAGCATCCAGCTCGGCAACATCGTCATCCCGCGCTCATCGTCACCGGAGCGGATCAAGTCGAACATCGAGGTCTTCGACTTCGAGCTCAGCGACGACGACATGGCCACCCTCAACGGGCTGAACGACGGTACGCGTTTCCGTCCGGACCCCGAAACCTACACCGGCGCCTAG
- the recG gene encoding ATP-dependent DNA helicase RecG has protein sequence MAKLTDRLDFVIGKKSADLLEEHFGIVTVNDLLRHYPRKYSDGLTVLQEGEELEEGEHVTFVDEISATHVGDMKPQFDKKTKKYRSRKWLRVTLGDRKPEVTATFFNADWMIEKLKKGTRLMLSGEVGYFRRTLQLTHPAFLVLNAPGGKQIGTKSLTTIASASGATDDDLFKAFEREFFPIYPADSKVQSWDIYACVRQVLDVLDPIDEPLPESFLREHDLIGEDEALRAVHTAEKVVERDAAIARLTYDEALGLQWALAQRRFGELSAAGPVALTTDDGLVAAMRHQMPFELTEGQKEVLEVLTAELATSRPMNRMLQGEVGSGKTIVSVLAMLQMVDAGYQCALLAPTEVLAAQHARSIRDVLGPLAMAGQLGGAEKATRIALLTGSMSPQQKKQVRDEVASGEAGIVIGTHALLQDTVEFHRLGMVVVDEQHRFGVEQRDRLRAKAPEGVTPHLLVMTATPIPRTVALTHYGDLETSILRELPRGRQPITTNTIFLKEHPRWLDRAWQRIIEEVGAGRQAYVVASRIDEDDKTQAKGKGKGGNQVKDAGPPATTVVELFERLRSGPLSGLRLGLMHGRLSADEKDAVMGAFRAGDIDVLICTTVIEVGVDVPNATVMLVMDGDRFGISQLHQLRGRIGRGQHPSLCLLVTKLPESSKAGERLRAVASTLDGFKLADLDLVERREGDVLGYSQSGRPITLRFLSLFEHLDLIITARDFCDAHYSRNPDDPGMAALAAPFSDTDRIEYLEKA, from the coding sequence GTGGCCAAGCTGACCGACCGGCTCGACTTCGTCATCGGTAAGAAGTCCGCCGACCTGCTGGAGGAGCACTTCGGCATCGTCACCGTCAATGATCTGCTGCGGCACTACCCGCGCAAGTACAGCGACGGATTGACTGTGCTCCAAGAAGGCGAAGAACTCGAAGAGGGCGAGCACGTCACGTTCGTCGACGAGATTTCGGCTACCCATGTCGGCGACATGAAGCCGCAGTTCGACAAAAAGACGAAGAAATACCGGTCGCGCAAGTGGCTTCGCGTGACGTTGGGGGACCGCAAGCCAGAGGTGACGGCTACCTTTTTCAATGCAGACTGGATGATCGAGAAGCTGAAAAAGGGCACCCGGTTGATGCTCTCCGGGGAAGTCGGCTACTTCCGGCGCACGCTTCAACTGACCCACCCCGCGTTTCTTGTTTTGAACGCACCGGGGGGCAAGCAGATCGGCACAAAATCGCTCACGACCATCGCTTCGGCGTCGGGCGCAACCGATGACGATTTGTTCAAGGCCTTTGAGCGGGAGTTCTTCCCGATCTACCCCGCCGACAGCAAGGTGCAGAGCTGGGACATCTACGCGTGTGTGCGCCAGGTGCTTGACGTTCTCGACCCGATCGACGAGCCGCTTCCGGAATCCTTTCTGCGGGAACACGATCTGATCGGCGAGGACGAAGCACTGAGGGCCGTTCACACCGCTGAAAAGGTTGTGGAACGCGATGCCGCGATCGCGCGTCTGACCTATGACGAGGCGTTAGGACTGCAATGGGCGCTGGCGCAGCGGCGCTTCGGCGAGCTGAGCGCGGCTGGGCCCGTCGCTCTCACGACGGACGACGGACTGGTCGCGGCGATGCGCCATCAGATGCCGTTCGAACTGACCGAAGGTCAAAAGGAAGTGCTGGAGGTGCTGACCGCCGAACTGGCGACGAGCCGACCGATGAACCGAATGCTGCAGGGCGAGGTCGGATCCGGCAAGACCATCGTGTCGGTGCTGGCAATGCTGCAGATGGTCGACGCGGGATATCAGTGTGCGCTGCTGGCTCCGACGGAAGTCCTCGCTGCCCAGCATGCCCGTTCGATACGCGACGTGCTCGGGCCGCTGGCAATGGCCGGCCAGCTCGGTGGCGCCGAGAAGGCGACGCGGATTGCGCTGTTGACGGGCTCGATGTCGCCGCAGCAGAAAAAGCAGGTGCGCGACGAAGTCGCCTCCGGCGAAGCGGGCATCGTGATCGGAACGCACGCGCTGCTGCAGGACACCGTCGAGTTTCATCGGCTCGGGATGGTCGTTGTCGACGAGCAGCACCGGTTCGGAGTCGAACAGCGAGACCGGCTGCGCGCCAAAGCGCCCGAAGGCGTTACGCCCCACCTGCTTGTGATGACCGCGACGCCGATACCGCGCACGGTCGCACTGACCCACTACGGCGACCTCGAGACGTCGATACTTCGTGAACTGCCGCGTGGTCGTCAACCGATCACCACCAACACGATCTTCCTCAAGGAGCATCCGCGCTGGCTCGACCGTGCCTGGCAACGGATCATCGAGGAGGTCGGTGCCGGCAGGCAGGCGTACGTCGTCGCGTCGCGCATCGACGAAGACGACAAGACACAGGCGAAAGGAAAAGGGAAGGGAGGCAACCAGGTCAAGGACGCGGGTCCACCGGCGACGACGGTCGTGGAACTGTTCGAGCGGCTGCGTAGCGGTCCTCTTTCGGGCCTGCGCTTGGGACTCATGCACGGTCGGTTGTCAGCCGATGAAAAGGACGCGGTGATGGGCGCGTTCCGCGCGGGTGACATCGACGTCCTGATCTGCACCACGGTGATCGAGGTCGGTGTCGACGTCCCCAACGCGACGGTGATGTTGGTGATGGATGGCGACCGGTTCGGTATCAGCCAGCTGCACCAGCTGCGCGGTCGCATCGGTCGAGGCCAACACCCGAGCTTGTGCCTGCTCGTCACCAAATTGCCGGAGAGCTCGAAGGCGGGGGAGCGCCTGCGGGCGGTCGCCTCGACGCTTGACGGGTTCAAGCTCGCCGATCTCGATCTCGTGGAGCGGCGCGAGGGGGATGTGTTGGGCTACAGCCAATCCGGGCGCCCGATCACGCTGCGGTTCCTGTCGCTCTTCGAGCATCTCGATCTGATTATCACCGCGCGCGACTTCTGCGATGCGCACTACTCGAGGAATCCGGACGACCCCGGGATGGCGGCCCTGGCCGCACCCTTCTCCGACACCGACCGCATCGAGTACTTGGAAAAGGCGTGA
- a CDS encoding aldo/keto reductase — protein sequence MASPSITLNDGNPIPQVGLGVFQTPPEDTERAVTTAFEAGYRHVDTAAAYRNERGVGQAIAKSGLPREDVYITTKLWNSDQGYDSTLKAFDRSMDKLGIPYLDLYLIHWPLPARNTFVDTFKAFSRLRDEGRIKSIGVSNFEPEHLRILVDATGIVPAVNQVELHPLFPQEELRQVHAQLGIATEAWAPLGQGALLDNPKVTEVAERHGKTPAQVLIRWHIQLGNIVIPKSVTPERIVSNFDVFDLELSEEDMASISSLSDGTRLGPDPRTFDFTG from the coding sequence ATGGCCTCTCCTTCGATCACGCTGAATGACGGTAATCCAATCCCTCAGGTCGGACTCGGAGTTTTCCAGACACCCCCCGAGGACACCGAACGCGCGGTGACCACAGCCTTCGAGGCAGGCTACCGGCACGTCGACACGGCAGCGGCGTACCGGAACGAACGCGGTGTCGGGCAGGCGATCGCAAAGTCCGGTTTGCCCCGCGAGGACGTCTACATCACCACCAAGCTGTGGAACTCAGACCAGGGCTACGACTCCACGCTCAAGGCATTCGACCGCAGCATGGACAAATTGGGTATTCCCTACCTCGATCTGTATTTGATCCATTGGCCGTTGCCCGCCAGGAACACGTTCGTCGACACGTTCAAGGCGTTCTCCCGGTTGCGCGACGAAGGCCGCATCAAATCGATCGGCGTCAGCAATTTCGAGCCGGAGCATCTGCGAATCCTGGTCGACGCCACCGGCATCGTCCCCGCCGTCAACCAGGTGGAACTGCACCCGCTTTTTCCCCAGGAGGAGTTGCGTCAGGTGCACGCCCAACTGGGCATCGCCACCGAGGCGTGGGCCCCGTTGGGCCAAGGCGCACTGCTCGACAATCCGAAGGTGACCGAGGTTGCTGAACGGCACGGGAAAACGCCGGCGCAGGTACTGATTAGGTGGCATATCCAACTCGGCAATATAGTCATCCCGAAATCGGTGACCCCCGAGCGAATAGTGAGTAATTTCGACGTGTTCGATCTTGAACTGAGCGAGGAGGACATGGCGTCCATTTCCTCGTTGAGCGATGGAACACGGCTGGGTCCCGATCCAAGGACCTTCGACTTCACAGGTTAG
- the rpmB gene encoding 50S ribosomal protein L28 yields the protein MAAVCDICGKGPGFGKSVSHSHRRTSRRWDPNIQTVRAVTHPGGNKKRVNVCTSCIKAGKVSRG from the coding sequence ATGGCTGCCGTGTGCGATATCTGCGGGAAGGGCCCCGGCTTCGGCAAGTCGGTGTCGCACTCCCATCGCCGGACCAGCCGTCGGTGGGATCCGAATATCCAGACCGTGCGCGCCGTGACCCACCCCGGTGGCAACAAGAAGCGCGTCAACGTGTGCACGTCATGCATCAAGGCCGGGAAGGTCTCGCGCGGCTGA
- a CDS encoding thiamine-phosphate kinase — MSDEPPETLAGVGEFAVIDRLVADREQPDSVVLGPGDDAAVVWAGGGATVVSTDMLVEGSHFRLDWSTPHDVGRKAIAQNAADIEAMGATPIAFVVAFGAPGRTAAAQAVELADGLWHEARLLGAGIVGGDLVTAPQWVISVTALGDLGGRDAVRLDGARAGETIAVVGDSGWSAAGYALWLNDIDGFEELRRRHLVPEPPYGQGRVAAEAGATSMTDVSDGLMADLGHIARASEVGIDLSSDLLSPDRDPLAAAGTALGVDPSDWVLGGGEDHSLVATFPGPPPPDWRVIGRVLDGPARVLLDGQPWHGQAGWQSF, encoded by the coding sequence ATGAGCGACGAGCCCCCTGAAACGCTGGCCGGGGTGGGCGAGTTCGCCGTCATCGACCGGTTGGTCGCGGACCGCGAGCAACCGGACTCGGTGGTGCTGGGGCCCGGTGACGACGCGGCGGTCGTATGGGCCGGCGGCGGGGCGACGGTCGTGTCGACGGACATGCTCGTCGAGGGGAGCCATTTTCGGCTGGACTGGTCGACGCCGCACGATGTCGGACGCAAGGCGATCGCGCAGAACGCGGCCGATATCGAGGCGATGGGTGCGACGCCCATCGCGTTCGTCGTCGCGTTCGGGGCGCCGGGCCGAACCGCCGCAGCACAAGCGGTGGAGTTGGCCGACGGCCTGTGGCACGAGGCGCGGCTCCTCGGCGCCGGCATCGTGGGTGGCGATCTGGTGACGGCGCCGCAGTGGGTGATCTCGGTGACGGCACTTGGCGATCTGGGCGGCCGCGACGCGGTTCGGCTCGACGGTGCACGAGCCGGTGAAACCATCGCGGTCGTCGGCGACAGCGGGTGGTCTGCCGCCGGTTATGCGTTGTGGCTCAACGATATTGACGGTTTTGAAGAATTGCGCCGCCGCCACTTGGTACCGGAGCCGCCGTACGGCCAGGGCCGCGTCGCCGCGGAAGCCGGTGCGACGTCGATGACCGACGTATCAGACGGTCTGATGGCCGATCTCGGACACATCGCGCGGGCGTCCGAGGTCGGCATCGATCTGTCGTCGGATTTGCTGAGCCCGGACCGCGATCCGCTTGCCGCAGCAGGCACCGCGCTGGGCGTCGATCCGTCGGACTGGGTGCTCGGCGGAGGCGAGGACCATTCGCTGGTCGCGACGTTTCCGGGACCACCGCCGCCCGACTGGCGGGTGATCGGACGGGTGCTCGACGGTCCGGCGAGGGTCCTGCTGGACGGGCAGCCGTGGCACGGGCAAGCGGGCTGGCAGTCGTTCTGA
- a CDS encoding DsbA family protein: MASKPKYDLKASDRKRNLAVQIGLTAIVVIFAVALVLYIVLSADEKPTAGQADPIRVTSTSAELIKKDGTDEPKVVLGLYEDFLCPACRNFEQEFGPTINKLIDSGAVAADYYMVSILDRQGDGYSTRAANAAYCVAGDSIEAFRRFHAALYAQQPQEGVGPFPDNARLAEIARQAGAAGQVPECINKETNADMVSGLAAATDVNSTPTIRINGEDYRPTTPEALVAKIEETVGKLPAFDAGVPPPAAEPTPLAPPPPAPAPAP; encoded by the coding sequence GTGGCTTCGAAACCGAAATACGACCTGAAGGCTTCCGACCGCAAGCGCAACCTGGCGGTCCAGATCGGCCTGACCGCGATCGTGGTGATCTTCGCCGTGGCGCTTGTGCTGTACATCGTGTTGTCGGCCGACGAAAAGCCGACCGCGGGCCAGGCGGATCCGATCCGGGTCACGTCGACGTCGGCTGAGTTGATCAAGAAGGACGGCACTGACGAGCCCAAGGTCGTGCTGGGGCTCTACGAGGACTTCCTGTGCCCGGCCTGCCGCAACTTCGAGCAGGAGTTCGGACCCACCATCAACAAGCTGATCGATTCGGGAGCGGTGGCCGCCGACTACTACATGGTTTCGATCCTGGATCGCCAGGGTGACGGGTACTCGACGCGGGCGGCCAACGCCGCGTACTGCGTCGCCGGTGATTCGATCGAGGCATTCCGGCGGTTCCATGCCGCGCTGTACGCCCAACAGCCCCAGGAGGGTGTCGGACCGTTCCCCGACAACGCCCGCCTTGCCGAAATCGCGCGTCAAGCCGGCGCTGCGGGCCAAGTTCCCGAGTGCATCAACAAAGAGACGAACGCCGACATGGTGTCGGGACTCGCCGCGGCCACCGACGTGAATTCGACACCGACGATTCGCATCAACGGTGAGGACTACCGTCCGACCACGCCAGAGGCGTTGGTCGCCAAGATCGAGGAGACAGTCGGCAAGCTGCCGGCCTTCGACGCCGGCGTACCGCCCCCGGCCGCCGAGCCCACACCGTTGGCACCTCCGCCTCCCGCG
- a CDS encoding HNH endonuclease family protein, producing the protein MNRKHLLWLLAIVSIAVFVAVQVTNSSINRAEFIAGADTPTVAPGVDVLAGIAQIPVRIRGMDYRRDAFGDSWTDENPAPGGYNGCDTRNDILDRDLVEKTYVSIKRCPAAVATGLLHDPYTNAEIAFTRGEKTGAAVQIDHIVPLALAWDLGARLWTDDQRLRFANDPANLIAVAGAVNQDKGDQEPATWMPPNTAFRCQYAMQFIAVIRGYALPIDAPSAAALRDAAATCPTG; encoded by the coding sequence GTGAACCGAAAGCACCTGCTGTGGCTTCTTGCGATCGTCTCCATCGCGGTGTTCGTTGCCGTTCAGGTCACCAACTCTTCGATCAATCGGGCAGAGTTCATCGCCGGCGCCGACACGCCGACGGTGGCGCCCGGGGTCGATGTCCTCGCGGGTATCGCCCAGATACCGGTGCGCATCCGCGGGATGGATTATCGACGGGATGCGTTCGGCGACAGCTGGACCGACGAGAACCCGGCGCCCGGCGGCTACAACGGCTGCGACACCCGTAACGACATCCTCGACCGGGACCTCGTCGAAAAGACCTACGTGTCAATCAAGCGTTGTCCCGCCGCCGTGGCGACCGGCCTCCTGCACGATCCCTACACCAATGCGGAGATCGCCTTCACCCGCGGTGAAAAGACCGGCGCCGCAGTGCAGATCGACCACATCGTGCCGCTGGCGTTGGCGTGGGATCTCGGCGCCCGGCTCTGGACCGACGACCAGCGGCTGCGGTTCGCCAACGATCCGGCCAATCTCATCGCCGTCGCCGGAGCGGTGAATCAGGACAAAGGCGATCAGGAGCCGGCCACCTGGATGCCACCGAACACCGCGTTCCGTTGCCAGTACGCCATGCAGTTCATCGCCGTTATTCGTGGTTACGCGCTGCCGATCGACGCACCGTCGGCGGCGGCGTTGCGTGATGCTGCTGCGACCTGTCCGACGGGCTAG